From the genome of Daphnia pulicaria isolate SC F1-1A chromosome 5, SC_F0-13Bv2, whole genome shotgun sequence:
agaagaaagaaaattgacaaaggaaattttattttttttttcttttcaaaaaaaaaaggacaaagggGACACACACAGgtagaaaaaactaaaaatgaaattagacATAAAGGGGAACAGCGATACTTTGCGAAGCGGACGGACGGAAACGACCCAATTGTCCTGCAACCGCGACGTTGCATGTCCCGTCACCGTATCACCGACATTGAGGAAGCGCGTCTCGTaatcaaagagagaaagaaaagacataATAATGTTGGATATAGGAGAGAGAACGACAACATGATCTCATCGTAAATAGccgacaagagagagagagagagatgggctGTGGGAGTTGCTGGATAACTCTATTGCGCCCAGCCAGCCACTTTGATAAGTATGTACTTGTTACGTCAGATGAGCAATCACCTGATGTAGTATATGATCCTATAACATTACTGTTTCAACTTAATCACCTAATTTATAAGCGACGaggaaagaaatcaatttgctaacggcttttttcttcttcttcttctttgtagcACCTGATTGCCAAATGTCATTGGGAGAAGAATGGAGTGGAGTGGGGTTGAGAGGCTTCCGCCGATTGGCCGGACACACGTGCGGGCACACACGAGGACAAACagacagccagccagccagccagcgcaCCACGGGTGTTTGGACGGAGCCAAGCTGAGAGCGACAGCACCGTCCTGGATCAACAGATCGGAATTTGCCGCCCGAACATTGAACTTACTGGCCGTTCACTCGTACAGGTGAGCAGCCAAGTGCGAAACGGGGTACCTAACCTAAACACACTGgacacccttttttcttttctcctcttttttttcttttgtaacttTCGTGTGTGGATTGGATTTTGGCCGAAAACTTCCAAAAGTCCCGTCCGACATGTTTTGCCGCTCGAGTAATGAATCGGCCTTGTGCATTGGCCGTCTCTTGGCCAGCTTTTTtccctttgtgtgtgtgtctacctGATACTGTTGATGTTGTTCTGTCGTCACTACCTATCGAATTCGAGACCGTGTTGTGCGGGTCCAATCCGTAACAAATGAGAGCGCGgccggtgttttttttttcttctttctttcttttccttttctctctcttattcgcCGTTTGCCCATTTTCCATCCGAAATTCACGCTCCACTGCAACTCCAAAGTGCAGCCGAGGAAACTTTTTTTGACGAAAAGGTGgtataaaagagagagagagacgaataAAGTGAAGAGCAAGAAAAGATAtatagtgagagagagagagatcaacgaactgtgttgtgtgtgatcgcaaacacacacacatacaggaCACAGAAGCAAACGCGGGTCGGAGCGcgaaacacaaaagaaatgagaggctcaaaaataaaaagaaaaaataagaaatgaaagtTATATTATACCTGGTGATGGCTGTGCGGTAATGCTGTCATTCTGTCGAAAATGCTCAACAACTCACTGAGCTGCgccgttgtttttttctgttacttcttcttcttcttgttttattaccatcattttgaaattgacaTTTTGGCTCCCGTGTCGGCGCTCTAGACGCGGACGCACATCTAGGGAGGAAGCTGGGACTTTTTCTGGTGCtctgccgttgttgttgttgtaaccgTACGTCCGTaacggttctttttttttcttatttgcatCGGCTGGTTAACAGTATCTTGATCTCTTTGGTCGTCTCGTTGCGTAGTAACGTTTAAACAGACATGATGTAGTGTATAAATAGAaaagagcacacacacacagaaacgGAATGGCGTTGCTCGATGGCGGTGGCAAAAAGGCAAACCcgaaagaggagagaagacGCAACagctctacacacacacatagctaAGCTATACtcctatatatatgtatatatatatatctagtaTAAAGAAGATGGtgaaagaggagaagaaggagaggagGACACAACATCCGGGGCTCATCTTCATGCTCGGGCGAGATACAATCACTGTGATTATACACGGTACACtctgtagaaaaaaaaccatcttttttaaaaaagagagtgGGGCTACGAGACGTGGAACTCCATCTAGCGCACCAACCGACTCGGATGAGATTGAGTTTAAGTGACGGGGAATTCTCTCAAAATACTCACACGTACTAGGCGCGTTTATATAGGGTAGGCGCAGAGATAGGGATGATCCCATTAGCTGGAAACAACCTGATGGAATAATAAGTTGACTTGATCTTTGACTCGCCCCTCTTTTGTTTGCCGGCGATGCTTCTCCTTGCCCATACGGTCGCCGGCCCCATTTGatgctcttttctcttctcttctcttctccgtCCGTCTTGCGCCTCCTTGCGGTCGGAGGCAAAGAAGCGCCAAGGACGAAATCCTCTACACACACTCACATAGTGTCAActaatcaattcaaaaatggcGGCCGACTCCCTCATCTATCTCGTCGCCCGATGGAAAACGAGCACTTGCATACGCCAAACTCAACTTACGTTTGATCACGTTTGATCGTGATTGATCGAAGGGAAATCGTTGATAGCCTCCAGGCATCGACTTCCTTTCATCAATTGACTACCGAATTGAGATCGTCGCAGTTGTGGAGCACAGGAGCAGAGCAacatctgaaaaataaaaggggctcCGTCTCGAAGCTTTTACCCGACTCGCAGTAGTGGATTGATTAAGTCGCAATGCAGTCATCTTTGCCCCATTGTTATTCCCGGCGCGTATCCTCCTATTCCACCCCCTAGACTCTGCTAGATATATCTCTCTACCAAGGTCTACCTCTCTTTTTCTTGCCTTTTCCCAATGTCGTCGTCTATCTACGATCTGCTTTTCTTCCCATCGCCAGCCGCCGTAATGAGGCAGAGATGCAAAGCGAGACGAACGAAAAGACTCTGCACACTCAAAAGAtggctctctttctctctctctctctcttccagcGCTCTCATTGATTACCAGACCGCACGCTCATTGACATGATTGACCCCATCAGCCATTCTACTActacccctttttttcccttctctcttattttttattcccaCTCTATGCGCTTCTCGGTTTTCACGAaaaacacacagagagagagaaggcccGAGTCGTCATGGAAGCGCACAGCGCCATTCTCGTTCCATCCGGCGCcgagtttgttgttttgttataTGACGGAATGGCCTCGATTGGGAGGGCCCTCCCTTTCTCGCCTGTctgtttctctccttttttcctccttctttcttcttcttcttcttcttctcctttggcCTTATCATGCGTGTGGGAGGAGACGTTGTTGTCTACCCGTACGCTCTCTCCTAATTGAgccaaaggaaagaagaagaagctaggCAAAGTTATGAGCACAcgacggaaaaagaagaagaagaaacgaggGTCCCTGCTCATTTGTTAAATGGAACCCTAGACCCCGTCGCTTCCGATGTGCTGCTGCCACCAGGCATCCACCAACTAGAGCGCGCACCAACTGAAGCGCatctcgtctctttttttttttttttcccctttgtcgCTCGACATCCCAAAgttgcgtgttctggcgtcaTCATAAAGCCAGCCACCCTTATTGCTTCTTAATCCTCAGCGAAACTATCGATAATCAACCTAACGCAAGACTCGAAAGAGCGCGGCCACCAGTTTCACCGAAAAGTATAAAATGGACGTTTTAAAAACCGTTTGGCCAACTCCCCACCGACTTCTTCGCCGCTTGTTTCGATCGATGGGAACTGATtcattaagattttttttttctctctttccaccACACTCCACCCCccgtctctttctttctctccgggTTGGTTACCTAAATGGCCGATATATGCGctcaatccttttttttgattgtttcaaaCACTGTGAGGCCCCGGCCGTATTGATCAGCAGCGGACGTCGACCGCGACGCGGAGAAACACTCGAGCTCTCGCCCGTTTGGTGGTTGTAGTAACAGCTTGCTTTCGGGGGTGCTGCGCGTTGTTCAGAGAGACGGGCACAACTCTTGGTACTCTTCGTCCGTCGAGTGGTGGCGCTGTTGGAGTCGACTTAAGACTCGGCGGGTGGTGGAAACTTCTGGTCGAGCAAagcctgctgctgttgattgaTCCGGGGAGAAATCAGAGCTACTATTGGGAGGCGCACAGGGAGGGAAAAGCCAGACCGGTGGATACTGGTTAACAAAACGGACAACCCAAAGCAAAGAATGGGAAACAAGTCTTGCCGAAGGGCCACGGAGCGCAACGAAAACATCAACTAAAAAACCCAGAATAGCGTGTAAGGTGGGCCGAAATGTGTATGTATGGCGAGTGGGTGAATTTCAACGATCAGACACATTGGGGGAAATAAGTGCACGGttcaattaaaattgtttcttttttttcagctcGTTTCAGTACACAGCACGCCGCGACATCTAGTAGAAAGTGTGTCACCACACAAGTGTACacagaagaaatggaaaattcgtagcaaaaaaatattgactcgacttattattatttagaccAAGGAAAGGAAACGGATCGTGCCGCTTCTCTTCATTAATTCGAGGCTTTTTCGGTTACTACTGGTAGACTACCACTAGAAGGCTGTTGATCGCCCATGAAAAGTGTTGGAATGTTGGCTCCGAAATATAGCTTCGTATTGGCCGTGATGGATTCGTAGCGCTTGAGTTCCAGATATTCTTTCGTCAATAGCAACTCATTGGCCTTAGCTTGTCGCTCAAGCGAGTAGTAATCTGCATCTGCGCGACTCTTATGTCGGTTGGTAACGATTTCATCTACAGTAGAATGAGATGAGCAAGCACTAAGCAATTAAGGagtctaaaaaaatatatatatacaaaaaatgataaaaagcaCCTTCAATGATGGACATGGTCTTGACTGATTCTTTCTCCataactttttgttcaaaattaattttggccACTTGAGCTTCTTTCTCGGCTTCAATAACGGCTTTCTTCCGCTCGGTTTCGGCATCTTTCTCAACCACTTTCTGATACTCTCGTGCAATTAACAGTTTGGTTTTCTCCGCCTCCCTAGAGAATCACAATGATCAATGCGAGTTCAGATTCACTTGTAAAAAACCAGGAAAAACATTAATTTTGTTACACAAGTTCGTAGTTCTTTCGAATAGATTCAGGAATTTTGGGTTTGGTGACGCGCACGCCGTGAATATGCAAACCCGGTGCAAGATCATTCAAATCTGCTTGCAAGGCCTTCTTTAAATTTTCGTCGATCTGATCAAACAGATCAATGTAGACCTAACGTCGAAATTTGGTTCTTAAACTTTTCCATAGATCCTAACTTGGGAAATTCTTTTTACCTCTTGGAGAGTATGCACAGAACAAAACTGGTTAAGTTCGTGATGGATCTTGTTGTATACTAGCGTTCTATCATAGTCGGCTGTATAGTTTTTGACAATTTCGTATACTGCAAAGTGCAAACAAGACCAAGAAATCTTAATGTTAAGGGAAGGGATTAGGTGCATATTTTTTAAGTATACTACAAACCACTGGATGGACTTAAAATATTGACCACTTCAATTCGGTCAAAGTAAAGCATGACctgtaacaaacaaaaatatggaTACACTAATATAGtttacattaaaaaagaaatagtttaAAAGCAAGATTTTGTCTGTACTATGATTTACAAGGTATAATATAAATAGTTTGACTGAAAAGACTTACCCCGCCAGCAGTTCCACACGGTACATTCTTTACTTCGTCTGATTGCAGAGTAACCTACACAAGGAATAAGTTTGGGGTTTCTGTACAGTTTTTGCTGTAAGGCATTTACGAATTTAACCTGAACTGATCGGTGAGTAgtaagaaaaggaaacatcATATGATATCCAGGATTGCTTGTCTCTTTCAACAATGCACCTccctgaaaaacaaacaaaaaaaaactcataaTTATTAGATGTTATTGTAGTATAATAAACACGGTCTAACCCGGTAATAAACACCGACATATCCCTCATCGATTTTgtgtaaagaaaaattgaacagGGCGGCTAAAGTTCCGATCAAAATAGCAAACGATCCAACTGAAGGCGGCATTTTAAGTGAAGCTGGAAAACACGTAAACGGTATAAAACGATTTAAAATACTATGAATGATTACATTTTGGCTGTATATGATAAGT
Proteins encoded in this window:
- the LOC124341213 gene encoding erlin-1-like, which gives rise to MPPSVGSFAILIGTLAALFNFSLHKIDEGYVGVYYRGGALLKETSNPGYHMMFPFLTTHRSVQVTLQSDEVKNVPCGTAGGVMLYFDRIEVVNILSPSSVYEIVKNYTADYDRTLVYNKIHHELNQFCSVHTLQEVYIDLFDQIDENLKKALQADLNDLAPGLHIHGVRVTKPKIPESIRKNYELVEAEKTKLLIAREYQKVVEKDAETERKKAVIEAEKEAQVAKINFEQKVMEKESVKTMSIIEDEIVTNRHKSRADADYYSLERQAKANELLLTKEYLELKRYESITANTKLYFGANIPTLFMGDQQPSSGSLPVVTEKASN